The genomic DNA AAGGGCAAGGAAAAGACAAGCGCTGGTATGATTCCATCCGTTGTCTGGATCAAGAATTCAAGAAACGATTGGATGACGAAGTCATGTCCGCTTATACCAAAGAGATCGATAACGAATAAGAATTTTCTGAAACCGTTGGCAAATACATTGTCCAAACCAGTAAAGGAGGTGATCGTATGTACCCGGAAGTCAATGCGTTATCTAATACAAAACTGGCAAAGTTTCCCGTGGGACAAATAGTCTCCACTACAAACGCTTTGTCAAAGCTGACGCATCACGACATACTGATAGCATTAAGTCGTCATGTTAAAGGAGATTGGGGCGAAGTTTGCGAGGAAGACCGTCGAGAGAACGAACTGTCGCTGAAGGAAGGATACAGATTGCTTTCTGTTTATCAGGGAGCCGCCGGAACAAAATTCTGGATTATCACTGAATCCGACCGATCTGTCACAACAGTTTTACTTCCCGAGGATTATTGAGTTAAAACAAAACACCTCTTCTTAAATTTGAAGAGGTGTTTTCTATTATGTGTAAAAATCATTTGCTCTAAATAATCGTTTAATATGCCAAAAAGAACTTGGGCCCATTGAAATGAATCATATGATTGGGATCGGCAATCCAAACTTCTGTTTCCCATATAACACTTGCCCCAACCTTCCCGTGCGCGTGTTAAAAACTTTTGCCGTCTTGAAAGATCGGCAAACTCCCTTTTTCTATTCTGCTGTCCGTCCGTATTTTTCGCGGCGTTTTCTAAAAGCTGTTTTCCCACCTTCTAATATATCCAATCCGTGTTCTCTTATACCTCGTTTTTCTAATGGTATTTTTGCTTTTTCGCTCACAAATGAGTTTTCAATAGCTCCACTTACATATGAAATACGGGATGGTTGTAAACTTGGGACAGCATCAAAATTTGCGACAATGATCTGTTCCGCGTCAGTGTTCAATACCAAGTTAGGATTGTGAGTGATAACAATGACTTGGCGTCGGCGTTTAATTTCTCTAAAGTAATCAACCAGCGAAGGGAATACTGATTTATTATCAAGATTTTCTTCGGGTTGGTCTATAACGAGCGGGACACTACCTTCTGTATCTAGCACCAAATACATGAGCAACAATACTACTCCCTTTTTGCCCGGTGAAAGCAACTCCAAACTCGTTCCTTGATATTTAATATTATAGGCAACTTTAAAATCGCTAGTGTCAAAAAACCAATTAGAAAAATCTAATTTTTGTTTTCCTTTGAGTAATTGCGAGCGTATATCCAACTCTTTCCCATCCACATCCTTTTCAAAGCTATTGTAAAAAGTTTTTATTTCGCCAGATATATTTTCAACCTCACCAAGCTCAATAGATTCGGCAATACCTTTGATCTTCTTAAACAAGTTGTCATTGCCTCTATAATACTTACCCTTCCTCCCAAAATCTAAAACAGACTGCGCTTTGCGGAAGTATCCTTCCACATCTAATTCAATTCTCGCAAAAAATTCCATCTGATTTTCTTTTTCCTTTTTCTCTCTATCTTTTAGAGGGGCGTAAAGTTCTTCTAAAGACTTCTTTTCTTCTTTTAATAATTCAAAGTATTGTTTATAGGTTTCATCTCTTAATACTTCTTTTTTGGGCAGTTCCAATATTTTTACTGTTTCTATATCGGTTATATTTTTTTCAAGTTCCGTTGTCCTTGTTTTAATTTTCGCTATTTTACCGTCGTATTCTTTTATAGCTTTGCGAGTAGATTCAACAATGCTTGAAATTGATTCAAGCTTTTTTATCCACTCCTCGGTATCACTCAAAGGCAAGTCTTTGACCAATTCTTCTTTTAACTCGTCCAATTTTACTTCTTTATTTTCCGCCGTATCATTTTCCTCCTTGGTTTTGATAGCTCCTTTCAACTTGTTGATTTGCTCATTGAACTTCGTTTTTTGCTCATCAAGAGCCGTGAGAAAATCCGGTGTTATAGAAAATTCTATCTTTTCGTAGATTAAACCGATATTTTTAAGATCGTCCTTAATTTGCGACAATTGCTTGTCCGCGTATGTTTTAAGCGTTGAGGTTTTTGTCTTGATATTCTCAACGGTTAATAAGTGAGATTTAAGAATAGCAATTTTATTATCAACACTATTCTTGTGCTCGTTCAAGAGAGATAGCTTTGTTTCTATTTCTTTTTCCTTGTCGGTAGTGGGTTTGGGTTTTTGTGTGTCTAATTCCCCCTGCTCCTTTTCTAAATCAGCCTTCTCTTTCTTTTTGGTTTCTAAACTAAAAATATCTTCTTCCAAAGAGAAAATATCCTTATTAAGTTCTAAAATATTTCGGCGGCACTCTGCTTTCCGCACCTCTATCCCTTCGGTCTTACGCCTTCTTAATTCTTCAAAAGTGGTTTCACCCAACCTATCAGAAGCAGGTATATGTTGAAAAATTATATCTTCAATTTCATGTTGTAGCTCCTCAAAGTTTTCCGGACGACACCTTTTTTCAATAAAGCTCTGGGAAAGATACTTAATCTTTCTCTTGGGCTGGTAGTTACTAAAATCCTTGCTAATAATAGCGATATCTTGTTCGCCGTTCTTCCAGTAAAGCGTGATTTCACAACCCTCTATCGTTTCAGCAATTTGTTTTGTCGGTATAAGTGCTTTGTATATGAAAGATGCTTGATCTTCCTCATCTTGTATAAAGTCGCCTCCCGCGAAAGCGATAAAATCAGCCAAGGCCGTTTTACCAGAACCCTTTTCTCCTATAACAGAAGAAAGGTTTTCATTCAATAAAATCGCTTCTATTCCAAACCAACTTTTTGAGTTCTTAATCTCAACCTTATCAATAACTTTTGAAGTATTTTTGTAGGTCGGCGGTAGTTCGCCCATAAAAACTCTTTCACCTGGGTATGGCTCGTAAAGAATTTGTTTTAAGCCGTCATATATAGGATCGGCTTTAAGCCAAGTAATTTCCTTCAGATTATCTTTGCTATTAACTCGTTTTCCTACCCATTCGTCAAATTGAGAAAACGAATGTGCGTCTGAACCAGAAATTACGGGTTTGGATTTAATTTCTTCCTTGCTATCTTCCAAGCGGTCATTTTTTAAGAAATGTTCGGTATTGCTGGGGTTACCAAAAAACCCATCGCTAAACTTATCTAACTCATCAGTAATCGTGGCCTTTCTCTTTATCCCTCTTACTTTTCCGTCAATTTGTTCTGTTTCGGCTCTAATTCCGTCATTGTTTGCGGCTGTAAATATCAATACATAATTTGATATATCTGCCTTACCCCCAAATGTTTTTTCCAATGCTTCGTCTATAAACTCTCGTGTTGTTGTCGCTTTCTCGTAATCTGATTGATTTGATAATTCTGATGCTGTGATATAGCGACCCTCTCCGACAGTTTTATTTGTATTTAATTTTTGTAAAAAAGTTTTGATTTTCTGTTCAAGGTTTTCAATCTTCGTATTAAACAATAAATGGATGTTGACTTCCTCCTGTGCTTTGTTAACAACATAGCTGGTGGCTAACTCAACATTCGGAAAAAATTGTTTTTTTGATTTCGGATATTTGGTCTTAAACTTACTAATAAAAATAAAATAGTTATCGGCTGAAAAATAATCCGTAATGCCAAAAACCGCCGTATCGGATTCTTCTACCTTTTTACAAAATTCATCCCAAACATCACCATCTTTTTCTTCAAGACGGTATTGGTCATTCTTTTTGGTCTTGGGAGTGTGAACATGTAAGTCCCATTTTCTCCAAATTGATCCTCGCGGTGAGTTCATAATTTTATTTAACTACCTCAAAAATATCCCCCGGCTTTTCTAGCGTCTTAAATTCCCAATTGCCGAAGTTGCCATTGAGATTTACCGCTCTTACCCACTCTTGAGCCGCCGCCCACTTGGCGTCGTCCTGATCGGTTTTCTGACCCTTTACCTCCAAGATTAGATAGTGGTTATCCGTAAACTTAATTATGAAATCGGGGAAGTAGGTATGGAGCGAACCTTTCCAAAGATAGTAAATTTCAAAACCGAGATGGTCGTTTTTAGCCCACGACACCAGCCCCGGAATCCTGTCGCGTTCAAACTCAAACGCCATACTACCTTCCCACTTGCTATCGGCAACGACATGGCTTATCTGACTTTTTTTGACCGGCTGGGTTGGCTTGCTTGTATACCACACAAACGCACTTGCGGTGCTTCTTACCGGCCGCACAGTGTCAAAGATAGCGACAGGGTCTTCGGAGCTTGAACTTTTTATAAACTGTCCGAGGTGATCTACAATCTTTTGTAGATTAAGGGAGATAACTATCCGCTTGAGTAATTCTGCGTGCTCAAACTGCGGCACTTTAGCGACAAGTTTCTCGGACGCTATGAACTCATCAATTATTTTTAGAAGTTGGCTAACATGACTTGCCGGATTGCCTTCCCAATTTTCCTTGAACCGCTCCCGAAGCCGGACGGCGGCTTGGAGCTTGAGAGTTTGGAAACGCTTTTCTTCTCCGAACTTCATCAAGTCAAGCTCGGTCAGGCGGGTCAGGTCCGGCTTTCCGTCAATGACAGGCGCAACTTCTACCACAGTTCGCGCATCCTCGGTTGAAAGCTCAAGCGGCTTTAACTTATTCCAGTCAAGCTCCAAGAAGTAGTTGAGCTTATAATCAACGCGGAGCACATGAGGCCAGCGAATCTCTAATGTCGCGCGCTCCGCTATCGGCTCAATCTTAGTTTTTGGCACTGGCGGCTTCGGTGGCTTTCCGGTGTCCTCAACGGGCAGATAAGTAAACGGCACGCCGAAGACAGTTACAT from bacterium includes the following:
- a CDS encoding BsuBI/PstI family type II restriction endonuclease; the encoded protein is MWETEVWIADPNHMIHFNGPKFFLAY